A single genomic interval of Actinomycetota bacterium harbors:
- a CDS encoding FmdB family transcriptional regulator, with the protein MPTYEYVCKRCGKRFDVFQSFSEKSLQTHDECGGQLQKVFHTAGIIFKGSGFYATDSQTAKRSQTAKGPETAKGPETAKSSGAAKSSGAAKSSQTTKKGEE; encoded by the coding sequence ATGCCCACCTATGAATATGTCTGTAAGCGATGCGGAAAACGGTTCGACGTTTTCCAGTCCTTCTCGGAGAAGTCCCTCCAAACACACGACGAGTGCGGTGGCCAACTCCAAAAGGTCTTCCACACTGCCGGCATCATCTTCAAAGGATCCGGCTTCTACGCAACCGATTCGCAGACGGCCAAGAGATCGCAGACGGCCAAGGGTCCCGAGACGGCCAAGGGTCCCGAGACGGCCAAGAGTTCCGGGGCGGCCAAGAGTTCCGGGGCGGCCAAGAGTTCCCAGACAACCAAGAAGGGTGAAGAATGA
- the plsY gene encoding glycerol-3-phosphate 1-O-acyltransferase PlsY, which produces MTLGSIAVVLGSYLLGSVDFAVLIARARGLDIYSKGSGNPGASNVFRSIGKKAGVTVLALDLLKGLIAALAGAALGGPALGAAAGLTAVIGHCYPLFHHFRGGKGAATLSGVMFALYPVATAVLLVVFIALIVTTRIAAIGSIVVTLAAVPGAWLTGGRGWALVWVGAAVALVLYRHRGNMTRLLRGVERKVVEE; this is translated from the coding sequence ATGACGTTGGGTTCGATCGCCGTGGTGCTCGGCTCGTATCTGCTGGGAAGCGTTGATTTCGCCGTCCTCATCGCACGCGCGAGGGGATTGGATATCTACTCGAAAGGAAGTGGCAACCCCGGAGCGTCCAACGTCTTCCGGTCGATCGGCAAGAAGGCCGGCGTGACCGTGCTCGCCCTCGATCTGCTGAAAGGGCTGATCGCCGCCCTGGCGGGAGCAGCCCTCGGCGGTCCTGCACTCGGTGCGGCAGCGGGGTTGACCGCAGTTATCGGGCACTGCTATCCGCTGTTCCATCACTTCCGTGGAGGCAAAGGGGCAGCGACGCTCTCGGGAGTGATGTTCGCTCTGTACCCCGTGGCCACGGCGGTCCTCCTCGTCGTGTTCATCGCTCTCATCGTCACCACGCGCATCGCCGCGATCGGCTCGATCGTCGTCACCCTCGCCGCGGTTCCGGGCGCATGGCTCACGGGTGGTCGAGGGTGGGCACTCGTCTGGGTGGGTGCAGCCGTCGCGCTGGTCCTGTACCGT
- a CDS encoding S-methyl-5'-thioadenosine phosphorylase, producing MIGVFGGTGFYEFLDDARSVRVDTPYGDPSAPYMVGTIEGADVAFLPRHGEHHEFPPHKVNYRANVWGMKHLGVDRIIAPCAAGSLVTEYAPGHIVIADQLIDRTWGRASTYFDGPETGHISLADPYCSELRPLALEAARTAGATVHDGGTTVIIQGPRFSTRAESRWFASNGWHLVNMTQFPEASLARELELCFVNLAVVTDYDVGVEGEIPAVTHAEVMRLFDETLGTLKETVRVLIPIADAAPRACSCPTALSGATG from the coding sequence ATGATCGGAGTATTCGGTGGCACGGGGTTCTACGAGTTCCTCGATGACGCCCGCAGCGTTCGCGTCGACACTCCCTACGGAGATCCGTCGGCACCGTACATGGTCGGCACGATCGAAGGCGCCGACGTGGCCTTCCTGCCCCGGCACGGCGAACACCACGAGTTCCCGCCACACAAGGTCAACTACCGAGCCAACGTGTGGGGTATGAAGCATCTCGGTGTCGACCGCATCATCGCCCCATGTGCCGCCGGGAGCCTGGTGACCGAGTACGCGCCGGGACACATCGTCATCGCCGACCAGCTCATCGATCGAACATGGGGCCGCGCGTCGACCTACTTCGACGGTCCGGAGACGGGACACATCTCGCTTGCCGATCCCTACTGCTCGGAGCTGCGCCCACTGGCGCTCGAAGCCGCGAGGACCGCGGGAGCGACCGTCCACGACGGCGGAACGACCGTCATCATTCAGGGCCCGCGCTTCTCGACGAGGGCAGAGAGCAGATGGTTTGCCTCCAACGGCTGGCATCTCGTGAACATGACCCAGTTCCCCGAGGCGTCCCTCGCCAGAGAGCTGGAGCTGTGCTTCGTCAACCTGGCTGTCGTCACCGACTACGACGTCGGCGTCGAAGGGGAGATCCCTGCGGTCACACACGCGGAGGTGATGCGCCTGTTCGATGAGACCCTGGGCACCCTCAAGGAGACGGTACGGGTATTGATTCCGATCGCCGACGCGGCGCCCCGAGCATGCTCATGTCCCACCGCGTTGTCCGGCGCCACGGGCTAG